The following coding sequences lie in one Plasmodium sp. gorilla clade G2 genome assembly, chromosome: 11 genomic window:
- a CDS encoding carbohydrate kinase, putative, with product MDELDSWVEGSYIHEDLKKRLLNNDLYAIKNVVVPLLCKSDYKGCSGKICVIGGSEVYSGAVYLSSMSTMKVGADLCFVITVPENSYPLKSYSCELIVYPYLYNKKSDIKNIENSPLNKCIKYLSDRIDTCVVGPGLGDIDEVTEECLIYIFEKFIERNIFLILDADIIQFILSNMKIFNLIKNYKNCLLTPNINELRKMLIHLNDNILNLDIKNIDFKQLSVSNIIEYAHVLKEVFNGPKILIKGFYDVYISDHFFFVFFMKKQCLKRSGGFGDILTGILAVFLCWASKIIKQGKQLKDIILTKDKSISQSFKDIVHTNTHVENDELLKTIAIFNSSYFLKYVCKKCFLKNHRGLLASDVVNSIPLNFYRVYMTGKKKIKKKKKLKN from the exons ATGGATGAACTCGATTCTTGGGTTGAAGGTTCATATATTCATGAGGACCTAAAGAAAAGGCTCTTaa aTAATGATTTGTATGCTATCAAGAATGTGGTAGTTCCATTACTTTGTAAAAGTGACTATAAAGGATGCTCAGGTAAAATATGTGTTATAGGTGGAAGTGAAGTTTATTCAGGAGCTGTATATTTATCATCCATGTCAACAATGAAAGTAGGAGCTGATTTATGTTTTGTTATAACAGTTCCAGAAAATAGTTATCCTTTAAAAAGCTATAGTTGTGAATTAATTGTATatccttatttatataataaaaaatctgatattaaaaatattgagaATAGTCctttaaataaatgtataaaatatttatcagATCGAATTGATACTTGTGTAGTAGGACCAGGATTAGGAGATATAGATGAAGTTACAGAAGaatgtttaatatatatatttgaaaaatttatagaaagaaatatttttttaatattagatGCTGATATAATACAATTTATTCTTtcaaatatgaaaatttttaatcttataaaaaattataaaaattgtttattaacaccaaatataaatgaattaagAAAAATGTTGATacatttaaatgataatattcttaatctggatattaaaaatatagattttAAACAACTGAGTGTATCCAATATTATTGAATATGCTCATGTATTAAAGGAAGTTTTTAATGGTCCTAAAATTTTAATCAAAGGATTTTATGATGTATATATAAgtgatcattttttttttgtcttttttaTGAAGAAGCAATGTTTAAAGCGTTCTGGAGGTTTTGGCGACATTCtc ACCGGCATTCTTGCCGTTTTTCTTTGTTGGGCatcaaaaattataaaacaagGGAAGcaattaaaagatataatattaacaaaGGATAAATCAATATCTCAATCTTTTAAAGATATAGTTCATACAAATACACATGTAGAAAACGATGAATTACTTAAAACAATTGCTATATTTAATTCTAGttactttttaaaatatgtatgtaaAAAATGTTTTCTTAAAAATCATAGAGGACTATTGGCTTCAGACGTAGTCAATAGCATTCCTCTTAATTTTTATCGTGTATATATGactggaaaaaaaaagattaaaaaaaaaaaaaaattaaaaaattaa
- a CDS encoding 40S ribosomal protein S21 has protein sequence MFNDQKVLVDIYIPRKCSATSRLIPAKEHGAVQINVGMVDANGVYNGKTETFAISGHVRQNGESDACLNRLMYEKKLLSFQN, from the exons atgtttaaCGATCAAAAAGTTTTAGTCGATATTTATATACCCAGGAAATGTTCAGCTACATCACGACTTATTCCAGCCAAGGAACATGGAGCTGTACAAATAAACGTTGGAATg gtTGATGCTAATGGAGTTTACAATGGCAAAACTGAAACCTTTGCTATCTCTGGTCATGTCAGACAAAATGGAGAATCAGATGCTTGCTTAAATAGACTTATGtatgaaaagaaattattatccTTTCAAAACTAa
- a CDS encoding mitochondrial large subunit ribosomal protein, putative, which translates to MIANIFHKNIHINKSLNISNTFFSYFNKRSVLQTKFKKKNDTSYNLPFKVSRTISGNLPVYPKIRRHGTIVTTIVRHIYGDIKVFKDHLRNICEAPVREHVGYIEVKGLHTLKIKQWLQHIGF; encoded by the exons atgattgcaaatatttttcataaaaatatacatataaataaaagtttAAATATTAGCAACacctttttttcttattttaataaaagaagTGTTCTTCAAACaaagtttaaaaaaaaaaatgatacatCCTATAACTTACCATTTAag GTAAGTAGAACTATTTCAGGAAATTTGCCAGTGTACCCAAAAATTAGAAGACATGGTACCATTGTCACTACAATAGTTAGGCACATTTATGGAgatataaaa GTTTTTAAAGATCATTTGAGAAATATTTGTGAAGCCCCAGTAAGAGAACATGTTGGTTATATAGAAGTAAAAGGATTACAcactttaaaaataaaacagtGGCTACAACACATTggcttttaa
- a CDS encoding 60S ribosomal protein L41: protein MAHGASRYKKSRAKMRWKWKKKRTRRLQKKRRKMRQRSR, encoded by the exons atggcACATGGAGCAAGCAGGTATAAGAAGTCCAGGGCTAAGATGCGTTGGAAG tggAAGAAAAAGAGAACCAGACGTTTAcaaaagaaaagaagaaagaTGAGACAAAGATCAAGATAA
- a CDS encoding ubiquitin activating enzyme (E1) subunit Aos1, putative, with protein sequence MEKEKIYDRQLRLWGVKAQNRMMKSNVLVVGLSGINIELCKNLILNGINITIIDNNIVDEEDIENIFFLNEYDDMNEYMSVAIYKELKSINQLINIKGYIGHIDLDKNNIIIEKELIYKDNEIIKENKKEEDCSYNICDYITNYTCVCISCEDYPLYKLTKINEICHEKNIGFFANMCHGKYAFLFSDFGNHIIEESYYKIKNDDNKKKSNDNNIQVQYCTLSHFLKVPFSNLDKKTNEIIYYVFALILYEQDKNINKQNKQIDEQDFLNFYNKLANKTYIQNPTELCKTYKINFSPSCSIMGGVTSQEIRKFISRQHESIPNFCVFDMNQNIVCTSMIK encoded by the coding sequence AtggagaaagaaaaaatatatgatcgTCAGCTAAGATTATGGGGAGTAAAAGCGCAGAACAGGATGATGAAATCTAATGTTTTAGTTGTTGGTTTGAGTGGTATAAATATTGAATTATGTAAGAATTTAATTTTGAATGGCATAAATATTACAataattgataataatatagttgatgaagaagatatagagaatatattttttctgaaCGAATATGATGATATGAATGAATATATGAGTGTAgcaatatataaagaattaaaaagtattaatcaattaattaatataaaaggaTATATTGGACATATAGATTTggataagaataatataataattgaaaaagaattgatatataaagataatgaaataattaaggaaaataaaaaagaagaagattgttcatataatatatgtgattatataacaaattataCTTGTGTATGTATTTCATGTGAAGATTAtcctttatataaattaacaaaaattaatgaaatatgtcatgaaaaaaatataggatTTTTTGCTAATATGTGTCATGGAAAATatgcttttttattttctgatTTTGGAAATCATATAATTGAAGAatcttattataaaataaaaaatgatgataataaaaaaaaatctaatgataataatattcaagTTCAATATTGTACACTatctcattttttaaaagtacCCTTCTCTAATTtagataaaaaaacaaatgaaattatttattatgtttttgcattaatattatatgaacaagataaaaatattaataaacaaaataaacaaattgaTGAACAAGATttcttaaatttttataataaattagcAAACAAAACATATATTCAAAATCCTACTGAATTATGTAAAACTTATAAAATTAACTTCTCTCCATCATGCTCTATTATGGGAGGAGTAACTTCTCAAGAAATTAGAAAATTCATATCAAGACAACATGAGTCCATACCTAATTTTTGCGTTTTTGATATGAACCAAAATATTGTTTGCACATCAAtgattaaatga
- a CDS encoding apicoplast import protein Tic20, putative — MCRFLTYYYILIYFIIIKNVFSFHPSQKGKFYYVNKIHSNNSISVNRTNISSHVKTYYTLRKNNIINFRKRKILAYATLKNQINNIFHGETDVTIFDKLLASISYILPTIDAIQSFVMPLVNILPIWTHKYLFQIERINQIYSSIPFMSFVTFMGLYFLFVKENKFKFHYFIRYHHMQSLILSMFGYALSLFYFRVFPYSYNDTDIFNLTILYSTMAIYFGSLIIPFFSSLLGYYIEIPVLSEAIKLHIGEKKNQKEDL, encoded by the exons ATGTGTAGGTTtcttacatattattatattttaatatattttataattattaaaaatgtattttcttttcatccAAGTCAAAAGGGcaaattttattatgttaataaaatacattCGAACAATTCTATAAGTGTAAACAGAACAAATATCAGTAGTCATgtaaaaacatattatactttaagaaaaaataatatcataaattttagaaaaaggaaaatactAGCATATGCCACCTTAAAAAATCAaatcaataatatatttcatggAGAAACTGATGTAACTATATTTGACAAGTTATTAGCATCCATAAGTTACATTCTTCCTACAATTGATGCCATacaa TCTTTTGTTATGCCCTTGGTAAATATACTTCCAATATGGACTCacaa aTATTTATTTCAAATTGAAAGGATAAATCAGATTTACTCTTCCATCCCCTTTATGTCTTTTGTTACATTTATGGgtttatactttttatttgttaaagaaaataagTTTAAATTCCACTATTTTATCAGATATCATCATATGcag AGTTTAATATTGTCCATGTTTGGATATGCACTCtccttattttatttccgAGTATTTCCCTACTCTTATAATGATACAGATATTTTTAACTTAACCATTTTATATTCTACTATGGCTATATATTTTGGTTCTTTAATCATTCCCTTCTTCTCATCATTACTTGGATA cTACATAGAAATACCCGTTTTGTCAGAAGCTATTAAACTACACataggagaaaaaaaaaatcaaaaagaaGATTTATAA